From the genome of Coleofasciculaceae cyanobacterium:
AAGAGAGAGAATGTTAACCGTTGCTAATAATGGCATGAGTATCCCTGAAGCTGATGTAAAAAAATTACCGCAGAATTTAGCTACTTTTCACTGGGAATTAGAATTTCCTGAAGTTTTCTTTCCTTTATCTGTAAGGGCGAACGGCGGTTCGCCCCTACGTGATACGGTTCGGGGATTTCACGCTTTGGTGTCAAATCCGCCGTTTATGGGTGGTAAAAAAATTACAGGTGTTTTGGGTACTCCCTATCGAGATTGTTTAGTTGAATATTTGGCTAACGAAGCAAAAGGCAGTGCTGACTTATGCGCTTATTTCTTTTTAAGAGCAAATCAATTAGTTCAAGCTAATGGGCATCTGGGTTTAGTTGCTACAAATACTATTGCTCAAGGAGATACCAGAGAAGTAGGCTTAGATCAAATTGTTAAACCTCTAGTTCTCGCTGGTAAAGCGACAGAATCAGCTTCTACGATCTATCGGGGTGTTCCGAGTCGTAAATGGGAAGGTTCGGCTAATTTAGAAGTTGCTTATGCTTGGCTACGGAAAGGACAATGGCATGGAAAATATTTACTTAACGATAAAACTGTTACTGGAATTTCCCCTTATTTAACTGTTCCAGGAAAATCAATCGGTAAACCTAACAGGTTAGTAGCTAATCAAAGTAAATCTTTTATTGGTTCCTATGTTCTTGGTATGGGCTTTGTCTTGACTCCTGAAGAAGCTCAAGCGCTGATTGAAAAAGACTCTCGTAATAAAGATGTGTTGTTTCCTTATCTTAACGGACAAGACCTTAATTCTAATCCCGATCAATCTCCTAGCCGTTGGGTAATTAATTTTTTTGACTGGGATTTTGAACAAGCAAGTAAATATCCTGAATGTTTACAAATACTCACGGAACGAGTCAAACCTGAAAGAGACAAAATTGTAGCAAGGGGAAAGCAAATTCATGAATATGATTATTGGAAATTTTGGGATAAACGTCTTGAAAGCTATGAAGCGATCGCAGGACGCGATCGGATTTTAGTAACCGCTAGAGTTAGCCCTACAAATGTAGTAACTTGGTTTTCGACTGATATTGTGTTTCATGAAAAGATTGTTATTTTTCCAATTGAAACTAATTCATTTTTTGCCATAATGCAGAGTAGTTTTCACTGGGAATGGGCAAGACAATATACTTCAACTCTTGGCGCGATTACGCTTAATTACTCTCCCACAGATTGCTTTGAAACCTTCCCCTTCCCCGTCCGTAATAAAAGCTTCAGCCTTGAATCGATTAGCCCTTCAGGGCTAACAACGAACTTAGAAATTATTGGCGAAACCTACTACAACCATCGTCAAGCCATCATGCAGACTCGCCAGGAAGGACTGACCAAAACCTATAACCGCTTCCATGACCCCGCAGAAGCCAGCGAAGATATCGTTAAATTCCGTCAACTCCATGTCGAAATGGATTACGCTGTGGCTCAAGCCTATGGTTGGGAAGACTTACTTGAGGGCGAGAGCTTAAACCACGATTTCCACGAAACCAAACAGGGATTGCGTTACACCATTAGCGAACCCATCCGCAGAGAAGTCTTAGACCGCCTGCTGCAATTAAACTTTGACCGTTATGCAGAGGAAGTGGCACAAGGTTTACACGATAAGAAGAAAGGGAAAAAGAAGAGGAAGAAAGCAAGTGACAGTAAAATCAAGCAGAAAAGCTTGTTTTGAAGTTATTAGTACTTAGTTTTTCAATAATTTTGCTTTCAGTGCTAAAGCTCTCATATACTTAGCTAAAATAGTATCGGACATATATGTCCTCTTATCCGTCGTGACAGGTAACGAATTTATTAAGAGAGTCAAAAAACTTGCTAAAGCTAATGATTTAGAAGTTTCCATAGATAAAAGCCGTGGCAAAGGTAGCCATATTACGCTTTACTATGGTGAAAAATTCACGGTAGTTCGGAATCTCAAAGATGAGTTAAAAACTGGCACTTATAAGGCAATGCTCAAACAATTAGGGATTAAGGAAGATGAATTTAAAAGATAATCAAATTAAGAGTCGCTTTTCTTTTCCTGTAACTTTAACGACCGATGAAGTGGACGGAGGTTTTACAGTTACTTTTCGTGACTTACCAGAAGCTATTACCCAAGGAGAAAATATAGAAGATGCGCTCGATGAAGCTGCCGATTGCCTAGAAGAAGCGATCGCCAATAGAGTTATCCGCCGTTTAGAAATTCCTGCTCCTTCCGAACCAGATGACAACGAATATATGGTAACAACACCATTACAAACTTCCTTTAAAGCTTCAATTTGGCTAGCAATGCAGGAGAAAGACATTAATCAAACCCAGCTTGCTAAGACTTTGAATATCGATGAAAAAGAAGTTAGAAGAATACTTAATCCCAGTCATAATACCAAACTGGAAACTTTAGAGCGATCGCTTCTGGCTTTGGGGAAAAGACCAGTTTTATATGTGGCTTAAATTTATCTTTTCTAAAGTTATCGGTTATTGGTTCGATTGTGAATCAATTATCAAAATGTAAGACTAGTTACTCTTTATGTGAGGAAAAGGAAATGACTCAGCCAGAATTATTTGACGTTGTTGAGTTATTGATAGACTTGCCCGAATTAAATCTTCGTGCAGGAGTTCAAGGGGCAATAGTTGAATGCTATCAAGACAACAACTATGAAGTAGAGTTCTCTAACTCTGACGGAGAGACTTTAGCACTTTGCGCTTTGTCTGCTAAACAATTTGTTGTTGTTTGGTCAGCTAAAACAAAAACTTGGCTACCTATTTCAGAACAAGTCGCTGCTATTCTTCGTAATTTAGATAATCAAAGGCAAGAAAAAGTTTTAGATTTTGCTCGGTTTTTATATCATAAATAAATTCAAGTCAGAATAATTATGTTTATAACTAAAGATTTCAAAGAGACAATTAATGCCAGAATTCAAAGAGAACCTGAATTTGCCAAAGCATTGCTAGATGAAGCAGCATCTCTTTTCTTAAATGGCGAACCTGAAACAGCCAGACTAATTTTGAAAGATTTAGTAAATGCCACTACAGGCTTTGAAAAACTAGCCGATGAAACTTTAATAAAAGAAATAGGTTAGAAATATTGATTAATCAAGTTAAAGAAGAAAATTATCTATTTCCTACATTTGAATTAGGAGTTAAAGAAAAATATCTAGAACGAGGAAAATATATTTAAGTGAAAAAAATATGGAAATAAAAGAATTACTTCAAGAAAAACGAGCAGAAATCTTCAAAATTGCTGCTCAATATGAGGCTTCTAATGTACGGATTTTTGGTTCTGTTGCCAGAGAAGCAACAGCAGATAGTGATATAGATTTCTTGATGGACATTCAAGCTGGACGCAGTTTGTTAAATCGTATCGCTTTAATTCAAGATTTAGAAGATTTACTCGATCGCAAAGTCGATGTTGCCAAGCCTGAGATTCTACATGAATGTATTCGCGAACAGGTATTAAAAGAAGCCATACCTTTATGAAAGTCGATAAGATTATTCAAGATTTGCAGAAGTAAATAATTACTTGTTGCGATCGCTTTTAATCGCAGAAACTAAGAACTAATGACTAAAAACTAATCACCAACATCCTCACGACACCAACCCGCCCGTGTGTTAAAACAGTAACCGTAATTGTAGAAAGTTGCTGACATTCTTGTGGTCAAAAAGATTATTGAACTCCCTCCAAAACTGCCTGGGGAACTAGATTTAAAGCAGATTAATCAAGAGCTAAGATCGGATCAAGCAGT
Proteins encoded in this window:
- a CDS encoding nucleotidyltransferase domain-containing protein; this encodes MEIKELLQEKRAEIFKIAAQYEASNVRIFGSVAREATADSDIDFLMDIQAGRSLLNRIALIQDLEDLLDRKVDVAKPEILHECIREQVLKEAIPL
- a CDS encoding type II toxin-antitoxin system HicA family toxin gives rise to the protein MTGNEFIKRVKKLAKANDLEVSIDKSRGKGSHITLYYGEKFTVVRNLKDELKTGTYKAMLKQLGIKEDEFKR
- a CDS encoding DUF4926 domain-containing protein; translation: MTQPELFDVVELLIDLPELNLRAGVQGAIVECYQDNNYEVEFSNSDGETLALCALSAKQFVVVWSAKTKTWLPISEQVAAILRNLDNQRQEKVLDFARFLYHK